The Streptomyces seoulensis genome contains a region encoding:
- a CDS encoding ribonucleoside-diphosphate reductase subunit alpha produces the protein MTIAPADPASANPATEAPVENDGPGAALLRTLTELTADLPDADPGRVAAAALRGRSARADEAELRELATESAAGLISEDPAYSRLAARLLTLSIRAEAASQGVTCFTESVTVGHREGLVADRTADFVTLHAARLDALIDTGADDRFGYFGLRTLHSRYLLRHPITRKVIETPQHFMLRVASGLAENDSAPAVDEVAALYGLMSRLDYLPSSPTLFNSGTRHPQMSSCYLLDSPLDELDSIYDRYHQVARLSKHAGGIGLSYSRIRSRGSLIRGTNGHSNGIVPFLKTLDASVAAVNQGGRRKGAAAVYLETWHSDIEEFLELRDNTGEDARRTHNLNLAHWIPDEFMRRVNADEPWSLFSPADVPELVDLWGPEFDAAYRKAEEAGLAKKSMPARELYGRMMRTLAQTGNGWMTFKDAANRTANQTALPGNVVHSSNLCTEILEVTDDGETAVCNLGSVNLGAFVVDGDIDWARLDETVRTAVTFLDRVVDINFYPTEQAGRSNAKWRPVGLGAMGLQDVFFKLRIPFDSPEAKALSTRIAERIMLASYEASADLAERNGPLPAWEQTRTARGVLHPDHYGVELTWPERWAALRERIAEVGMRNSLLLAIAPTATIASIAGVYECIEPQVSNLFKRETLSGEFLQVNAYLVQELKNLGVWDARTREELREASGSVQGFAWIPEDVRALYRTAWEIPQRGLIDMAAARTPFLDQAQSLNLFLETPTIGKLSSMYSYAWKSGLKTTYYLRSRPATRIARAAQGRVQETTTIPVQQAADPDAVACSLENPESCEACQ, from the coding sequence GTGACCATCGCGCCTGCCGACCCGGCTTCAGCCAACCCGGCGACCGAGGCCCCTGTGGAGAACGACGGCCCCGGCGCCGCGCTGCTGCGGACCCTGACCGAGCTGACCGCCGATCTCCCGGACGCGGACCCCGGACGGGTCGCGGCCGCCGCGCTGCGCGGCCGGTCCGCGCGTGCCGACGAGGCGGAACTGCGCGAGCTGGCCACGGAGTCCGCCGCCGGTCTGATCTCGGAGGACCCGGCCTACTCCCGGCTGGCCGCCCGGCTGCTCACGCTCTCCATCCGCGCCGAGGCCGCCTCGCAGGGCGTGACGTGCTTCACCGAGTCGGTGACCGTGGGCCACCGCGAGGGCCTGGTCGCCGACCGCACCGCCGACTTCGTGACGCTGCACGCCGCCCGGCTCGACGCCCTGATCGACACCGGCGCCGACGACCGGTTCGGCTACTTCGGTCTGCGCACCCTGCACAGCCGTTACCTGCTGCGCCACCCCATCACCCGCAAGGTGATCGAGACGCCCCAGCACTTCATGCTGCGCGTGGCGAGCGGCCTGGCCGAGAACGACAGCGCCCCGGCCGTGGACGAGGTCGCCGCGCTCTACGGCCTGATGAGCCGCCTCGACTACCTGCCCTCCTCCCCCACCCTGTTCAACTCCGGTACGCGGCACCCCCAGATGTCGTCCTGCTACCTGCTGGACTCCCCGCTGGACGAGCTGGACTCGATCTACGACCGCTACCACCAGGTCGCCCGGCTCTCCAAGCACGCCGGCGGCATCGGCCTGTCCTACTCCCGCATCCGCAGCCGGGGTTCGCTGATCCGGGGCACCAACGGGCACTCCAACGGCATCGTGCCGTTCCTGAAGACGCTGGACGCCTCGGTGGCCGCGGTGAACCAGGGCGGGCGGCGCAAGGGCGCTGCCGCGGTGTACCTGGAGACCTGGCACTCCGACATCGAGGAGTTCCTGGAGCTGCGCGACAACACCGGTGAGGACGCGCGCCGTACGCACAACCTGAACCTCGCGCACTGGATCCCGGACGAGTTCATGCGCCGGGTCAACGCCGACGAGCCGTGGTCGCTGTTCTCCCCGGCGGACGTGCCCGAGCTGGTCGACCTGTGGGGCCCGGAGTTCGACGCGGCCTACCGCAAGGCCGAGGAGGCGGGCCTGGCGAAGAAGTCCATGCCGGCCCGCGAGCTGTACGGCCGCATGATGCGCACCCTGGCCCAGACCGGCAACGGCTGGATGACCTTCAAGGACGCCGCCAACCGCACCGCCAACCAGACGGCGCTGCCGGGCAACGTGGTCCACTCCTCCAACCTGTGCACGGAGATCCTCGAGGTCACCGACGACGGGGAGACCGCGGTCTGCAACCTCGGCTCGGTGAACCTGGGCGCCTTCGTGGTGGACGGCGACATCGACTGGGCGCGGCTGGACGAGACCGTCCGTACGGCCGTGACCTTCCTCGACCGGGTCGTGGACATCAACTTCTACCCGACCGAGCAGGCGGGCCGCTCCAACGCCAAGTGGCGCCCGGTGGGCCTCGGCGCGATGGGTCTGCAGGACGTCTTCTTCAAGCTGCGCATCCCCTTCGACTCCCCCGAGGCGAAGGCGCTGTCCACGCGGATCGCCGAGCGGATCATGCTGGCCTCCTACGAGGCGTCCGCCGACCTCGCCGAGCGCAACGGCCCGCTGCCCGCCTGGGAGCAGACCCGTACCGCGCGGGGCGTGCTGCACCCCGACCACTACGGCGTCGAGCTGACCTGGCCGGAGCGCTGGGCGGCGCTGCGGGAGCGGATCGCCGAGGTCGGCATGCGCAACTCGCTGCTGCTGGCCATCGCGCCGACAGCCACCATCGCCTCCATCGCGGGTGTGTACGAGTGCATCGAGCCGCAGGTGTCCAACCTGTTCAAGCGCGAGACGCTGTCCGGCGAGTTCCTCCAGGTCAACGCCTACCTGGTGCAGGAGCTGAAGAACCTCGGCGTGTGGGACGCCCGCACCCGTGAGGAGCTGCGCGAGGCCAGCGGCTCGGTGCAGGGCTTCGCCTGGATCCCCGAGGACGTGCGCGCGCTGTACCGCACGGCGTGGGAGATCCCGCAGCGCGGTCTGATCGACATGGCCGCCGCCCGTACCCCGTTCCTGGACCAGGCTCAGTCACTGAACCTGTTCCTGGAGACGCCGACCATCGGCAAGCTCTCCTCCATGTACTCCTACGCCTGGAAGTCGGGTCTGAAGACCACGTACTACCTGCGTTCGCGCCCGGCGACCCGGATCGCCCGTGCCGCCCAGGGCCGGGTCCAGGAGACCACGACCATCCCCGTCCAGCAGGCCGCCGACCCCGACGCCGTCGCCTGCTCCCTTGAGAACCCCGAGTCCTGCGAGGCCTGCCAGTAA
- a CDS encoding ribonucleotide-diphosphate reductase subunit beta: MSDETKNLLDPGFELTLRPMRYPDFYERYRDAIKNTWTVEEVDLHSDVADLAKLSPEEQHLIGRLVAFFATGDSIVANNLVLTLYKHINSPEARLYLSRQLFEEAVHVQFYLTLLDTYLPNPEDRADAFAAVENIPSIREKAEFCFKWIDSVDKLDRLETKADRRKFLLNLICFAACIEGLFFYGAFAYVYWFRSRGLLHGLATGTNWVFRDETMHMSFAFDVVDTVRKEEPELFDDQLEQQVTDMIREAVAAELQFGRDLCGEGLPGMNTESMRQYLECVADQRLTRLGFAPVYGSENPFSFMELQGVQELTNFFERRPSAYQVAVEGTVDLDEDF; encoded by the coding sequence ATGTCCGACGAGACCAAGAACCTGCTCGACCCCGGCTTCGAGCTGACTCTCCGCCCCATGCGCTACCCGGACTTCTACGAGCGCTACCGGGACGCGATCAAGAACACCTGGACCGTCGAGGAGGTCGACCTCCACTCGGACGTCGCCGACCTCGCGAAGCTGTCGCCGGAGGAGCAGCACCTGATCGGCCGCCTGGTGGCGTTCTTCGCCACGGGTGACTCGATCGTGGCGAACAACCTGGTGCTGACGCTGTACAAGCACATCAACTCCCCCGAGGCGCGGCTCTACCTGAGCCGTCAGCTCTTCGAGGAGGCCGTGCACGTCCAGTTCTATCTGACGCTGCTCGACACCTACCTGCCCAACCCCGAGGACCGCGCCGACGCCTTCGCGGCGGTGGAGAACATCCCCTCCATCCGCGAGAAGGCCGAGTTCTGCTTCAAGTGGATCGACTCGGTCGACAAGCTGGACCGGCTGGAGACCAAGGCGGACCGCCGCAAGTTCCTGCTGAACCTGATCTGCTTCGCCGCGTGCATCGAGGGCCTGTTCTTCTACGGCGCCTTCGCGTACGTCTACTGGTTCCGCAGCCGTGGTCTGCTGCACGGCCTGGCCACCGGCACCAACTGGGTGTTCCGCGACGAGACGATGCACATGTCGTTCGCCTTCGACGTGGTCGACACCGTCCGCAAGGAGGAGCCGGAGCTGTTCGACGACCAGCTCGAGCAGCAGGTCACGGACATGATCCGGGAGGCCGTCGCGGCCGAGCTGCAGTTCGGCCGCGACCTGTGCGGTGAGGGCCTGCCCGGCATGAACACCGAGTCGATGCGGCAGTACCTGGAGTGCGTCGCCGACCAGCGCCTCACGCGCCTCGGCTTCGCCCCGGTGTACGGCTCGGAGAACCCCTTCTCCTTCATGGAGCTGCAGGGTGTTCAGGAGCTGACGAACTTCTTCGAGCGCCGTCCGTCGGCGTACCAGGTCGCGGTGGAGGGCACCGTGGACCTGGACGAGGACTTCTGA